Proteins co-encoded in one Pirellulales bacterium genomic window:
- a CDS encoding carbon storage regulator, producing MLVLSRRENECIKVGDSIVVTVVRVSGDKVRLGIEAPANVVVLRGELQPHAVNMEVMITAAAG from the coding sequence ATGCTGGTGCTATCCAGGAGAGAGAACGAGTGTATTAAGGTGGGCGATTCGATTGTCGTCACGGTCGTTCGCGTCAGCGGCGACAAGGTGCGACTAGGGATCGAGGCGCCCGCCAACGTGGTGGTTCTGCGAGGTGAATTGCAACCGCACGCCGTCAATATGGAAGTGATGATCACGGCAGCCGCCGGATAA
- a CDS encoding PmoA family protein: MMRSIWLLALAASISLASSGVLATQFELKEGPDGVEVLLDGKLFTRYVKQSAGRPILFPIIGPSGKPMTRDIEGEVKDHPHHRSLWFTHGDVNGVDFWSLGKGKTEHREFRKIAGGDKGVITAVVDWIAPDGKKVLEDERTYIFSADGDARLIDVFFTLKATDGPVKFGDTKEGTFGIRVPNFVALNARQGGHIVTSEGLEDRRAWGKPAKWVDYHGPVDGETLGIAILNHPDSFNFPCRWHVRDYGLFAANPFGKKDFPRVEGTGGEHNLASGESLKLGYRVVLHQGTDRDAKIAERFSAFEKAPFEPAN; this comes from the coding sequence ATGATGCGTTCGATTTGGTTGCTTGCACTCGCCGCGTCGATTTCCCTTGCGTCGTCCGGCGTGCTGGCCACCCAGTTTGAGTTGAAAGAAGGTCCCGACGGCGTCGAGGTCCTGCTCGACGGCAAACTTTTCACTCGCTACGTCAAGCAATCCGCGGGCAGGCCGATTTTGTTTCCAATCATCGGCCCAAGCGGCAAGCCGATGACCCGCGACATTGAGGGCGAAGTCAAGGACCATCCGCATCATCGTTCGCTGTGGTTTACGCATGGCGACGTGAATGGCGTCGATTTTTGGAGCCTGGGCAAGGGAAAGACCGAGCATCGCGAATTTCGAAAGATTGCCGGCGGCGACAAGGGCGTAATTACTGCGGTTGTCGATTGGATCGCCCCCGATGGGAAAAAGGTCTTGGAGGACGAGCGCACCTATATCTTTTCCGCGGACGGAGATGCGCGGCTGATCGACGTTTTCTTCACGCTCAAGGCCACTGATGGGCCGGTGAAGTTTGGCGACACTAAGGAAGGAACCTTTGGAATTCGCGTGCCCAATTTCGTTGCTCTCAATGCTCGACAAGGGGGGCATATCGTCACCAGCGAGGGATTAGAAGATCGCCGTGCCTGGGGCAAACCTGCCAAGTGGGTTGATTACCACGGCCCCGTCGACGGAGAAACGCTGGGTATTGCCATTCTCAATCATCCGGACAGCTTCAACTTTCCATGTCGCTGGCATGTGCGCGACTACGGGCTCTTTGCCGCGAATCCTTTCGGCAAGAAAGATTTTCCCCGCGTGGAAGGAACCGGCGGCGAGCACAATCTGGCGTCTGGCGAATCGCTCAAGCTGGGATATCGCGTTGTGCTGCACCAGGGAACCGACCGCGATGCGAAAATCGCGGAGCGCTTCAGCGCGTTCGAAAAGGCGCCGTTCGAGCCGGCGAACTAG